The Gemmatimonadaceae bacterium nucleotide sequence CGCATCGGCTGGCGGAGCTGGCGGAGGCGGCGCGCGGGACGGCCGTCCCGGTGACCAGCGTCCGGGTGGGACAGGTGCCCGGCGTCCACACGCTGCTCCTCGACGCCGCGTTCGAGCAGGTGCGCCTCACCCACGAGGCACGGGACAGGAGGGTGTTCGCGGACGGCGCACTGCTGGCGGCCCGCTGGCTCACCGGGCGCCGGGGATGGTTCACCATGGAGGACGTCGTGCGTGACATGACCGGAAGCACCAGGTGAGCAACCTCACACTCGCGCCATTGCGGGGCTGCGGGACCGCGCTGGTCACCCCGTTCACGCCGGACGGTGCCCTGGACGAGGCGGCGCTCCGTGCGCTGGTGGAGTGGCAGCTCGCCGAGGGCGTCGACTTCCTCGTGCCCTGCGGCTCGACCGGGGAGGCGGCCACCCTCGACCTGCAGGAACACCTGCGCGTGGTGGCGATCACGGCCGAGGTGGTGGCTGGCCGCGTTCCCGTGGTGGGCGGTGCCGCCTCGAACGACACGAAGCGCGCGATCGCACTCTCGAAGGCCGTCATCGATGCCGGCGCCACGCACCTCCTGCACGCGTCACCGATGTACAGCCGGCCCCCGCAGCGCGGGATCGTCGCCCACTTCCGGGCGATCGCCGACGCGGTGAGCCGGCCGGTGGTGCTGTACAATGTGCCGGCACGCACGGCGAGCAACATGGACCCCGCCACGACCCTCGCCCTCGCCGTGCATCCGAACATCGTCGCGATGAAGGAGGCCAGCGGCAACCTCCCGCAGATCGAGGAGATCCTGCGCAACCGGCCGGATGGCTTCTCGGTGCTCTCGGGTGACGACGCGATCACCGTGCAGCTCATGTCCCGTGGTGGCAACGGCCTGATCTCCGTCGTGTCGAACGTGGTGCCGCGGGCGATGAGCGCCGTCACGCGCCTGATGCTGCGCGGTGACGTGACCAGCGCCAACGCGATCAATGCCACGCTGGTGTCACTCTACCGGGCCTCCGGCGTGGAGTCCAACCCCATCCCCGTCAAGGCGGCGCTGCACCTGCTGGGACGCGCCGCCAACGTGCTGCGCCTGCCGCTGGTGCCGCTCGCCGACGAACACCTGGCCACGGTGCGTGATGCCCTCGTGACCGCAGGAGCGCTCGACCGATGACCGTGCCGTTGCTTGGCGAGACGATCCGTGCCCTCGCCGCCACGCCGGCCGGCACCCCGCTTCCCGCGCACGCCCGCGATGTGGTGACGCAGCTGCTCGACGCCCTCGAGCGCGGCGAGCTGCGCGCCGCCGAGCGCGCGGACGACGGCGAGTGGCACGCCGTGCCGTGGGTCAAGCAGGGGATCCTGCTCGCCTTCCGCGTGGGCCAGCTGGTCGACATGACGCCGACGAGCGACGTGACCGCGTTCTCCTTCGTCGACAAGGACACGATGCCGCCGCGCCAGTTCGGCGTGCGCGATGGCGTGCGGGTGGTGCCCGGCGGCAGCACGGTGCGTCGCGGGGCGTACCTCGCGCCGGGCGTCGTCTGCATGCCGCCGATGTACGTGAACGTGGGGAGCTGGGTTGGCGCGGGCACGATGATCGACTCGCACGCGCTGGTCGGCAGCTGCGCCCAGATCGGCGCGCGCGTGCACCTCAGCGCCGCCGCTCAGATCGGCGGCGTGCTGGAGCCGATCAACGCCTCGCCCGTCGTGATCGAGGACGACGTGATCGTCGGCGGGAACTGCGGGGTGTACGAGGGGACGGTGGTGCGGCAGGGCGCGGTGCTCGGCGCGGGCGTTGTGCTCACGCGCGGCACGCCGGTGTTCGACCTCGTGCACGAACGCGTCTATCGCGGCTCGTCCACACACCCCCTGGTGATCCCGGCGGACGCCGTGGTGGTGCCGGGGGGCCGTCGTATGCGTGGCCCGTGGGCCGAGGCCGAGGGGCTCAGCCTGCAGACGCCGGTCATCGTGAAGTACCGGGACGACAAGACCGATCTCGCCACCACCCTCGAGTCGTGGCTGCGATGAGCGCGGTGCGCAGCCTCACCGTCCCCGGGGACAAGTCACTCTCGCACCGGGCACTGATGTTCGCGGCGCTCGGCACGGGCGAGTCGGTGCTGCGCGGCGTGCTGCCGTCGGCCGACGTGCGGAACACCGCCGGCGTGCTGCAGGCGCTGGGCGTGGATGTTCCCACGGCGTGGGGGACGGACGAGGTGTTGCGCATCCGCGGACTCGGGCGCCGCGGGCTGCGCGCACCATCGCGCACGCTCGACTGCGGCAACAGCGGCACCACCACGCGCCTCATGGCGGGCGTGGTGGCCGGCCATCCGCTTTCCGGCACCTTCGTGGGCGACGCGAGCCTCAGCCGCCGCCCCATGCGCCGCGTCGCGCGGCCGCTGACGGCGATGGGCGCGACGTTCAGCTTCGACGGCGATGACGGCCTGCCCATGACGGTGCGCGGTGGTGACCTGCAGCCGATCGACTGGGTCAGCCCGACCGCCAGCGCGCAGGTCAAGAGCGCGATCCTGCTCGCGGCACTGGTGGCCGGCGTGTCGGCACGCGTCCAGGAACCCACCCGCTCGCGCGACCATACGGAGCGCATGCTCGCGGCCCTTGGCGCTCCGGTCATCGTGACCGAGGATGCCGTGCTGCTGGATCCCGTCGACCAGCTCGCCCCACTCCACTTCGAGGTGCCAGGGGATCCGTCGTCGGCGCTGTTCATGATCGCCAGCGCCGTGCTGCGCGGCCTGCCGCTCGAGGTGCGCAACGTCGGCATCAACGCCACGCGGCGCGGGGCGTTCCCGGTGCTGCAGCGCATGGGTGTCGCGATCACCTTCGCCAATGAGCGCGAGGCCGGCGGTGAGCCGGTGGCCGACATCCACGTCGCACCATCCGGCGGCCTGCACGGCGTGGAGATCGGCGCGGCGGAGGTGCCGTCGCTCATCGACGAGATCCCGGTCCTGGCCTGCCTTGCCGCCTGCGCCACCGGCGAGACGCGCATCACCGGCGCCGCGGAGCTGCGCGTGAAGGAGAGCGACCGGATCACGGCGGTCGTGTCCAACCTGCGCGCGATCGGTGCCGATGCCGATGAACTGCCCGACGGGATGGTGATCCACGGCGGGGCCTGGACGCTGTCGGGCGCCATCGTCACGCATGCCGACCACCGCATCGCCATGGCCTTCGGCGTCCTCGGCGCGCTGGGGGCGAACGCGATCCGCGTCGATGACCCGGCCTGCGTGGACGTGTCGTTCCCGGGCTTCTGGGAGGCGCTTTCGGCCATCGGGGGAGCGCGATGAGCCAGCCGCTCGTGATCGCGATCGACG carries:
- a CDS encoding 4-hydroxy-tetrahydrodipicolinate synthase → MSNLTLAPLRGCGTALVTPFTPDGALDEAALRALVEWQLAEGVDFLVPCGSTGEAATLDLQEHLRVVAITAEVVAGRVPVVGGAASNDTKRAIALSKAVIDAGATHLLHASPMYSRPPQRGIVAHFRAIADAVSRPVVLYNVPARTASNMDPATTLALAVHPNIVAMKEASGNLPQIEEILRNRPDGFSVLSGDDAITVQLMSRGGNGLISVVSNVVPRAMSAVTRLMLRGDVTSANAINATLVSLYRASGVESNPIPVKAALHLLGRAANVLRLPLVPLADEHLATVRDALVTAGALDR
- a CDS encoding 2,3,4,5-tetrahydropyridine-2,6-dicarboxylate N-succinyltransferase, encoding MTVPLLGETIRALAATPAGTPLPAHARDVVTQLLDALERGELRAAERADDGEWHAVPWVKQGILLAFRVGQLVDMTPTSDVTAFSFVDKDTMPPRQFGVRDGVRVVPGGSTVRRGAYLAPGVVCMPPMYVNVGSWVGAGTMIDSHALVGSCAQIGARVHLSAAAQIGGVLEPINASPVVIEDDVIVGGNCGVYEGTVVRQGAVLGAGVVLTRGTPVFDLVHERVYRGSSTHPLVIPADAVVVPGGRRMRGPWAEAEGLSLQTPVIVKYRDDKTDLATTLESWLR
- the aroA gene encoding 3-phosphoshikimate 1-carboxyvinyltransferase, giving the protein MAAMSAVRSLTVPGDKSLSHRALMFAALGTGESVLRGVLPSADVRNTAGVLQALGVDVPTAWGTDEVLRIRGLGRRGLRAPSRTLDCGNSGTTTRLMAGVVAGHPLSGTFVGDASLSRRPMRRVARPLTAMGATFSFDGDDGLPMTVRGGDLQPIDWVSPTASAQVKSAILLAALVAGVSARVQEPTRSRDHTERMLAALGAPVIVTEDAVLLDPVDQLAPLHFEVPGDPSSALFMIASAVLRGLPLEVRNVGINATRRGAFPVLQRMGVAITFANEREAGGEPVADIHVAPSGGLHGVEIGAAEVPSLIDEIPVLACLAACATGETRITGAAELRVKESDRITAVVSNLRAIGADADELPDGMVIHGGAWTLSGAIVTHADHRIAMAFGVLGALGANAIRVDDPACVDVSFPGFWEALSAIGGAR